The following are encoded in a window of Variovorax paradoxus genomic DNA:
- the argJ gene encoding bifunctional glutamate N-acetyltransferase/amino-acid acetyltransferase ArgJ — MPVNLSAPDPAALFAVPGVRIGVAEAGVRKANRKDLTVVLIDEGSAVGGVFTQNRFCAAPVQVCRDHLAANYGIRAMVINTGNANAGTGEDGLMRTRSTCIALARHLELAPEQILPFSTGVIMEPLPVDRIEAGLPAALADASESNWGRAAEGIMTTDTIPKAFSRRVQIGGATVTITGISKGAGMIRPNMATMLGFMATDAKIDPSLIQPLAKQLADASFNRVTIDGDTSTNDSFVVIATQKAAHATITSLDSADGQALVAAMRDVARLLAQAIVRDGEGATKFITIQVDGGKDTAECRQVAYAVAHSPLVKTAFFASDPNLGRILAAVGYAGIADLDQTGIDLFLDDVHVAVKGGRNPSYREEDGQRVMKQSEITVRIGLGRGTATETVWTCDFSHEYVTINADYRS, encoded by the coding sequence ATGCCCGTGAACCTGTCCGCCCCTGATCCTGCCGCCTTGTTCGCGGTGCCCGGCGTCCGCATCGGCGTGGCCGAAGCCGGCGTGCGCAAGGCCAACCGCAAGGACCTGACCGTCGTGCTGATCGACGAAGGCTCGGCGGTCGGCGGCGTGTTCACGCAGAACCGTTTCTGCGCGGCACCCGTGCAGGTCTGCCGCGACCATCTGGCGGCCAACTACGGCATCCGCGCGATGGTGATCAACACCGGCAATGCCAACGCCGGCACCGGCGAAGACGGCCTGATGCGCACGCGCTCGACCTGCATCGCGCTGGCCCGCCACCTGGAGCTGGCACCCGAGCAGATCCTGCCGTTCTCGACCGGCGTGATCATGGAGCCGCTGCCCGTGGACCGCATCGAAGCCGGCCTGCCGGCCGCGCTGGCCGACGCCTCGGAAAGCAACTGGGGCCGTGCCGCCGAAGGCATCATGACCACCGACACGATCCCGAAGGCGTTCAGCCGCCGGGTGCAGATCGGCGGCGCCACGGTCACCATCACCGGCATCAGCAAGGGCGCCGGCATGATCCGCCCGAACATGGCGACCATGCTCGGCTTCATGGCAACCGACGCGAAGATCGACCCGTCGCTGATCCAGCCGCTGGCCAAGCAGCTGGCCGATGCCTCGTTCAACCGCGTGACCATCGACGGCGACACCTCGACCAATGACTCGTTCGTGGTCATCGCCACGCAGAAGGCCGCGCACGCGACCATCACCTCGCTCGACTCGGCCGACGGCCAGGCGCTCGTGGCCGCGATGCGCGACGTGGCCCGCCTGCTGGCGCAAGCCATCGTGCGCGACGGCGAAGGCGCGACCAAGTTCATCACCATCCAGGTCGACGGCGGCAAGGACACGGCCGAGTGCCGCCAGGTGGCGTATGCCGTGGCGCATTCGCCGCTGGTCAAGACCGCCTTCTTCGCCAGCGACCCGAACCTGGGCCGCATTCTGGCGGCCGTCGGCTATGCCGGCATTGCCGACCTTGACCAGACCGGCATCGACCTGTTCCTGGATGACGTGCACGTGGCCGTGAAGGGCGGGCGCAACCCGTCGTACCGCGAGGAAGACGGCCAGCGCGTGATGAAGCAGAGCGAAATCACCGTGCGCATCGGCCTGGGCCGCGGCACCGCCACCGAAACCGTGTGGACCTGCGACTTCAGCCACGAATACGTCACGATCAACGCCGACTACCGGTCATGA
- a CDS encoding acyltransferase family protein, which yields MHPKYRPDIDGLRAIAVGSVLAYHAFPSLLPGGFIGVDVFFVISGFLITTILLQSLAAGDFTYRDFYERRIRRIFPALVLVLLATLAFGWYVLLPGEFSQLGKQTTGGAAFFANLVFLGEAGYFDATAETKPLLHLWSLGIEEQFYIFWPLLLGLAWRKRWPILRVTLAVAIISFLVNVLTVQPYRAAAFYSPLSRAWELMAGGLLAVMRLQPTSTSADARPMLKHVQSVVGLGLIVLGLFMTRSTKAFPGWWALLPVLGAVSCIAAGPNGVLNKYLLSNRVMVWIGLISYPLYLWHWPLLSYARIVAGGEPSLQVRIAMVVASVVLAWVTYRFVERFVKLHLSQGMLRGLAAGGAALALVGVLVFLGMPQPRHDSQALQAVADATREDNYYGGFEESALGGQFVYRTGNGKHNVLLIGDSHVEQYAPRALELGRTQPDKARTVYFATKGSCPPVPGLFSGADTACDARRAAVLDLALQPEIDSVVLGACWSCYFTGVGPAVNYFVDDKKVVHPFQNGDGVDLALQSLGEVLRRLSAAHKKVYLVLGNPVGMDFDPLKQIEGSRLGGMRVSEQGKAPLPEDQAQFNARLKQVAEANGAQVIAPFASLCTDGQCLRSMPDDGSPAYKDIGHLRPRYARSFATYMDPALLDEDAGGK from the coding sequence ATGCATCCCAAGTACCGCCCGGACATTGACGGCCTGCGCGCCATCGCGGTGGGCTCGGTGCTGGCGTACCACGCCTTCCCGAGCCTGCTGCCCGGCGGCTTCATCGGGGTCGACGTCTTCTTCGTGATTTCGGGCTTCCTGATCACGACCATCCTTCTCCAGAGCCTTGCGGCGGGCGACTTCACCTACCGCGACTTCTACGAGCGACGCATTCGGCGCATCTTTCCCGCGCTGGTGCTGGTGCTGCTCGCCACGCTGGCGTTCGGCTGGTACGTGCTGCTGCCCGGCGAGTTCTCGCAGCTCGGCAAGCAGACCACCGGCGGGGCCGCTTTCTTCGCCAACCTGGTGTTCCTCGGTGAAGCGGGGTACTTCGATGCCACGGCGGAGACCAAGCCGCTGCTGCACCTGTGGTCATTGGGTATCGAGGAGCAGTTCTACATTTTCTGGCCGCTGCTGCTGGGGCTGGCCTGGCGCAAGCGCTGGCCGATCCTGCGGGTGACGCTGGCGGTGGCCATCATTTCGTTCCTGGTCAACGTGCTCACGGTACAGCCGTACCGCGCCGCGGCGTTCTATTCGCCGCTGTCGCGCGCGTGGGAGCTGATGGCCGGTGGCCTGCTGGCGGTCATGCGCCTCCAGCCGACGTCGACGTCGGCGGATGCGCGGCCGATGCTGAAGCACGTGCAGTCGGTGGTCGGCCTGGGACTGATCGTGCTGGGCCTTTTCATGACGCGCAGCACCAAGGCGTTTCCCGGCTGGTGGGCGTTGCTGCCGGTGCTCGGCGCGGTGAGCTGCATCGCCGCAGGTCCGAACGGCGTGCTGAACAAGTACCTGCTGTCGAACCGTGTGATGGTGTGGATCGGCCTCATCAGCTACCCGTTGTACCTGTGGCACTGGCCGCTGCTTTCGTATGCGCGCATCGTCGCGGGCGGCGAGCCCTCGCTGCAGGTGCGCATCGCGATGGTGGTGGCTTCGGTCGTCCTGGCCTGGGTCACGTACCGTTTCGTGGAGCGCTTTGTCAAACTGCACCTCTCGCAGGGCATGCTGCGCGGGCTGGCCGCCGGCGGCGCGGCGCTGGCGCTGGTCGGCGTGCTGGTGTTCCTGGGCATGCCGCAGCCGCGCCACGACAGCCAGGCACTGCAAGCCGTGGCCGATGCGACGCGCGAAGACAACTACTACGGGGGCTTCGAGGAATCTGCACTCGGTGGCCAGTTCGTTTACCGCACCGGCAACGGCAAACACAACGTGCTGCTGATCGGCGACAGCCACGTCGAGCAATATGCGCCGCGCGCACTCGAGCTGGGGCGCACGCAGCCCGACAAGGCCCGCACGGTGTACTTTGCGACCAAGGGATCGTGCCCGCCGGTGCCGGGCCTGTTCAGCGGTGCCGACACGGCCTGCGACGCGCGGCGCGCGGCCGTGCTCGATCTGGCGCTCCAACCGGAAATCGACTCGGTGGTGCTCGGGGCCTGCTGGAGCTGCTATTTCACCGGCGTCGGACCTGCGGTGAACTATTTCGTCGACGACAAGAAGGTCGTGCACCCGTTCCAGAACGGCGACGGCGTTGACCTGGCGCTCCAGTCGCTGGGCGAGGTGCTGAGGCGTCTGTCCGCGGCGCACAAGAAGGTCTACCTGGTGCTCGGCAACCCGGTCGGCATGGATTTCGATCCGCTCAAGCAGATCGAGGGCAGCCGCTTGGGCGGGATGCGCGTCAGCGAGCAAGGCAAGGCCCCGTTGCCGGAAGACCAGGCGCAGTTCAATGCGCGGCTGAAGCAGGTGGCCGAAGCCAATGGCGCGCAGGTGATTGCGCCGTTCGCCAGCTTGTGCACTGACGGCCAGTGCCTGCGCAGCATGCCGGACGATGGTTCGCCGGCGTACAAGGACATCGGTCACCTCCGGCCGCGCTATGCGCGCAGCTTTGCGACCTACATGGATCCGGCGTTGCTGGACGAGGACGCAGGCGGCAAGTAG
- the pilB gene encoding type IV-A pilus assembly ATPase PilB — protein MAAAEIPVKETTQIALPGLARALVSAGKLAAKSAEEIYQKSLSGRTSFIAELTGTGAVSAADLAHTLSSAFGAPLLDLDAIDHQRLPKDLLDPKLCHAYRIVVLSKRNNRLIVATADPSDQQAAEKIKFASQMGVDWVIAEYDKLSRMIEAAAASAAETINSIVGTEFEFDDVTADTSGDANEQAIAEVEDAPVVRFLHKMLLDAVSMRASDIHFEPYEHHYRVRFRVDGELREIASPPTVIKDKLASRIKVISRLDISEKRVPQDGRMKLKIGPDRVIDFRVSTLPTLFGEKIVVRILDPSSARMGIDALGYDADEKERLLHAIGRPYGMVLVTGPTGSGKTVSLYTCLNLLNQPGVNIATAEDPSEINLPGVNQVNVNEKAGLTFAAALRAFLRQDPDIIMVGEIRDLETADISIKAAQTGHLVLSTLHTNDAPTTLTRMRNMGIAPFNIASSVILITAQRLARRLCMLCRVPIDIPREALLEAGFNEEDINGTWKPYRPVGCAACSGGYKGRVGIYQVMPITEAIQEIILRDGSALDIANQSEAEGVRSLRQSGLRKVMQGLTSLEEVVACTNL, from the coding sequence ATGGCCGCTGCCGAAATTCCCGTTAAAGAAACTACGCAGATCGCCCTTCCCGGCTTGGCGCGCGCTTTGGTGTCCGCCGGCAAGCTTGCAGCGAAATCGGCCGAAGAGATCTATCAGAAGTCGCTGAGCGGCCGCACCAGCTTCATCGCCGAATTGACCGGCACCGGCGCCGTCTCTGCAGCAGACCTCGCCCACACCCTGTCGAGCGCTTTCGGCGCCCCATTGCTCGACCTCGACGCCATCGATCACCAGCGCCTGCCCAAGGACCTGCTCGATCCGAAGCTCTGCCACGCCTACCGCATCGTCGTTCTCAGCAAGCGCAACAACCGTCTGATCGTCGCCACGGCCGACCCGTCGGACCAGCAGGCTGCGGAAAAGATCAAGTTCGCCTCGCAGATGGGCGTCGACTGGGTCATCGCCGAGTACGACAAGCTTTCGCGCATGATCGAAGCCGCCGCAGCCAGTGCGGCGGAAACGATCAACAGCATCGTCGGCACCGAGTTCGAGTTCGACGATGTCACGGCCGACACGTCGGGCGACGCCAACGAGCAGGCCATCGCCGAAGTCGAAGACGCACCCGTGGTGCGCTTCCTGCACAAGATGCTGCTCGACGCAGTGAGCATGCGGGCCTCGGACATTCACTTCGAGCCCTACGAACACCACTACCGGGTCCGTTTCCGCGTAGACGGCGAACTGCGCGAAATCGCCAGCCCGCCCACGGTCATCAAGGACAAGCTCGCCTCGCGCATCAAGGTCATTTCCCGGCTCGACATCTCGGAAAAACGCGTGCCGCAAGACGGCCGCATGAAGCTCAAGATCGGTCCCGATCGCGTGATCGACTTCCGCGTGAGCACGCTGCCCACGCTGTTCGGCGAGAAGATCGTCGTGCGTATCCTGGACCCGAGCAGCGCCCGCATGGGCATCGACGCCCTGGGCTACGACGCCGACGAGAAAGAACGGCTCCTCCACGCCATCGGCCGCCCGTATGGCATGGTGCTGGTGACCGGCCCCACGGGCTCGGGCAAGACCGTGTCGCTGTACACCTGCCTGAACCTGCTCAACCAGCCGGGCGTCAACATCGCGACGGCGGAAGATCCGTCGGAAATCAACCTGCCCGGCGTCAACCAGGTCAACGTCAACGAGAAGGCCGGCCTCACCTTCGCGGCGGCGCTGCGCGCCTTCCTGCGGCAGGATCCCGACATCATCATGGTCGGCGAAATCCGCGACCTCGAAACCGCCGACATCTCGATCAAGGCCGCGCAAACCGGCCACTTGGTGCTCTCGACGCTGCACACCAACGACGCGCCGACCACGCTGACGCGCATGCGCAACATGGGCATCGCGCCCTTCAACATTGCGTCAAGCGTGATCCTGATCACTGCCCAACGCCTTGCGCGCCGGCTGTGCATGCTGTGTCGCGTGCCGATCGACATCCCGCGCGAAGCCCTGCTTGAAGCCGGCTTCAACGAGGAAGACATCAACGGCACCTGGAAGCCGTACCGCCCGGTCGGCTGTGCCGCCTGCAGCGGCGGCTACAAGGGCCGGGTCGGCATCTACCAGGTGATGCCGATTACGGAAGCCATCCAGGAAATCATCCTGCGCGATGGCAGCGCACTGGACATCGCGAACCAATCCGAAGCCGAAGGCGTGCGCTCGCTGCGCCAGTCGGGCCTTCGCAAAGTCATGCAGGGCCTCACTTCGCTCGAAGAAGTCGTGGCCTGCACCAACCTATAA
- a CDS encoding DciA family protein produces the protein MYRRLPPAISLHEAAAGAPTLGSLMARARDTAERLKAIEGLIPPAMRAAIQPGPAEGDVWCLLVKGSAAAAKLRQLSPMLVTRLKNRGWDVATIRIKVYTGR, from the coding sequence ATGTATCGCCGACTTCCCCCCGCCATTTCACTGCACGAAGCTGCGGCAGGCGCCCCCACCCTGGGGAGCCTGATGGCGCGCGCGCGGGACACGGCCGAGCGGCTGAAGGCCATCGAAGGGTTGATTCCGCCGGCCATGCGCGCGGCCATCCAGCCGGGGCCGGCCGAGGGCGATGTCTGGTGCCTGCTGGTCAAGGGCAGTGCCGCGGCGGCCAAGCTGCGCCAGCTGTCGCCGATGCTGGTCACGCGCCTGAAGAACCGGGGCTGGGACGTCGCGACGATCCGCATCAAGGTGTACACCGGGCGCTGA
- a CDS encoding DNA gyrase inhibitor YacG, whose product MTEVNDKGERIVRCPTCGGDSVYAPSNSYRPFCSARCKGIDLGAWASEEFRMPTEAPPDDDPFGDPKVQ is encoded by the coding sequence ATGACCGAGGTGAACGACAAGGGCGAGCGGATCGTCCGTTGCCCCACGTGCGGCGGCGACAGCGTCTATGCGCCGAGCAACAGCTACCGCCCGTTTTGCAGCGCGCGCTGCAAGGGCATCGACCTGGGCGCCTGGGCCAGCGAAGAGTTCCGGATGCCGACCGAGGCCCCGCCCGACGACGATCCGTTCGGCGACCCGAAGGTCCAGTAA
- a CDS encoding pyridoxal-phosphate dependent enzyme — MPDLAQQFGVARLSIKDESRNPTGSPKDRLTAMGVAQALDAGAHTLVLASSGNTAVSAAHYAWAAGLGCEVATYEAMPATYARQLDALGARRYVFADNTGRWGFVRERSQYPGYFALTNYRLPALGNAPLGVEGYKAIAEECLQDGGLPDHVVVPTGRGDMAWGIYAGFRELLAAGRIARLPRMWLVEPFPRLSRVLGGGALNGNYPGRTAQLSSAGATVTYLQWQAATASGGGAVVVGDDEARAARRLLTAAGVSAELAAAAGLGAVRQLREAETIAADAHVVLVLTSDASSDPSWPDRAVVA; from the coding sequence ATGCCCGACCTGGCGCAGCAGTTCGGCGTGGCACGCCTGAGCATCAAGGACGAATCGCGCAACCCGACCGGCTCGCCCAAAGACCGGCTGACCGCGATGGGCGTGGCGCAGGCGCTGGACGCCGGCGCCCACACGCTGGTGCTCGCGTCGTCGGGCAACACGGCGGTGTCGGCGGCGCACTACGCGTGGGCGGCGGGGCTCGGCTGCGAAGTGGCCACGTACGAGGCGATGCCCGCGACCTACGCGCGCCAACTCGACGCGCTGGGCGCACGGCGTTATGTGTTTGCCGACAACACCGGCCGCTGGGGTTTCGTGCGCGAGCGCTCCCAGTACCCGGGCTATTTCGCGCTGACCAACTACCGCCTGCCGGCGCTCGGCAACGCGCCGCTGGGCGTGGAGGGCTACAAGGCCATTGCCGAAGAGTGCCTGCAGGACGGCGGCCTGCCCGACCACGTCGTGGTGCCGACCGGGCGCGGCGACATGGCCTGGGGCATCTACGCCGGCTTTCGCGAGCTGCTGGCGGCGGGGCGCATCGCGCGCCTGCCGCGGATGTGGCTGGTCGAGCCGTTCCCGCGGCTGTCGCGCGTGCTCGGGGGCGGGGCGCTCAATGGCAACTATCCCGGTCGCACGGCGCAGTTGTCGAGCGCGGGCGCGACGGTCACATATCTGCAGTGGCAGGCCGCCACGGCCAGCGGCGGCGGTGCCGTGGTGGTGGGCGACGACGAAGCCCGCGCGGCGCGGCGGCTGCTCACGGCGGCCGGCGTGAGCGCCGAATTGGCGGCGGCGGCGGGCCTGGGCGCGGTGCGGCAACTGCGCGAGGCCGAGACCATCGCGGCCGATGCGCACGTCGTGCTGGTGCTGACCTCCGACGCATCGAGCGATCCGAGCTGGCCCGATCGCGCCGTCGTTGCTTGA
- the zapD gene encoding cell division protein ZapD, with protein MILYEYPFNERTRTYLRLEHLFRRLGELVPSESPLSHHYALVTIFEIMDVAARADLKADVMRDLDKHKNVFNGYRGNPAIAEAVLDQVVGQLERNFTTLNGVAGKAGQALTENEWLMSIRSRAGIPGGTCEFDLPAYFAWQHRPAASRRADLERWSNTLSPLASSIYLLLKLLRDADVPYKVIATNGQFQQNLPQGRSFQLLRLRIDPKLGLIPEISGNRLMVSVRLMRHDKDDRLHPSSDDAPFELTLCA; from the coding sequence GTGATCCTCTACGAGTACCCCTTCAACGAGCGCACCCGCACCTACCTGCGGCTGGAGCACCTCTTCCGCCGGCTCGGTGAACTGGTGCCCTCCGAATCGCCGCTGTCCCATCACTACGCCCTGGTCACGATCTTCGAGATCATGGACGTGGCCGCGCGAGCCGACCTCAAGGCCGACGTCATGCGCGACCTCGACAAGCACAAGAACGTGTTCAACGGCTACCGGGGCAATCCGGCCATCGCCGAAGCCGTGCTCGACCAGGTGGTCGGCCAGCTCGAGCGCAACTTCACCACACTGAACGGCGTGGCGGGCAAGGCCGGCCAGGCGCTGACGGAAAACGAGTGGCTCATGAGCATCCGCAGCCGCGCCGGCATTCCGGGCGGCACCTGCGAGTTCGACCTGCCCGCCTATTTCGCCTGGCAACACCGCCCGGCCGCCAGCCGTCGCGCCGACCTCGAACGCTGGTCGAACACCCTGTCTCCGCTGGCGTCGTCGATCTACCTGCTGCTCAAGCTGCTGCGCGACGCCGACGTGCCCTACAAGGTGATCGCGACCAACGGCCAGTTCCAGCAGAACCTGCCGCAAGGCCGCAGCTTCCAGCTGCTGCGCCTGCGCATCGACCCGAAGCTGGGCCTGATTCCTGAAATCAGCGGCAACCGCCTCATGGTGTCCGTGCGCCTCATGCGGCACGACAAGGACGATCGCCTCCATCCAAGCTCGGACGACGCGCCTTTCGAGCTGACTCTCTGCGCATGA
- a CDS encoding MBOAT family O-acyltransferase: protein MLFNSYPFIFVYFPLVLIGFFLIGKRNTRAAAGFLGLASLFFYGWWSVQALPLLLGSICVNYWFGLQLTPAPGRNDRKRKTLLIAALVINLGVLAVFKYANFFLENVDAGLVAAGMTPIDLVHIVLPIGISFYTFTQIAFLVDCWQGKVHERSFIHYMLFVTYFPHLIAGPVLHHAQMMPQFNSPATYRFNASNVALGLGIFVFGLAKKMLIADPLGQYADMMFKGVHEGVLPSLYTAWFGVLAYTLQIYFDFSGYSDMAVGLSLCLGVQLPLNFRSPYKSTNMIEFWRRWHISLSTFLRDYLYVPLGGNRKGPARRYLNLFLTMLLGGLWHGAAWTFVIWGALHGAYLMVNHFWNAKVRRGNTKTTWYGRVIGWFITFLCVMIAWVVFRADSMTAAIEIYKGMLGLHGAPVSAFGEFRVPFRKPEFFQTILVGLVICLALPPTITLDRWIPNVAGLAGRPRLQRLATWVTGLGCVYLFGLCVSKFGSYSPFLYFQF from the coding sequence ATGCTTTTCAACTCGTATCCCTTCATTTTTGTCTATTTCCCGCTGGTCCTGATCGGGTTCTTCCTGATCGGCAAACGCAACACCCGCGCTGCCGCCGGCTTCCTCGGACTGGCCTCGCTGTTCTTTTACGGCTGGTGGAGCGTGCAGGCCCTGCCGCTGCTGCTCGGCTCGATCTGCGTCAACTACTGGTTCGGCCTGCAGCTGACACCCGCGCCGGGCCGCAACGACCGCAAGCGCAAGACGCTGCTGATCGCCGCGCTGGTGATCAACCTGGGCGTGCTGGCCGTCTTCAAGTACGCCAACTTCTTCCTGGAAAACGTCGACGCCGGGCTGGTCGCGGCAGGTATGACGCCCATCGATCTGGTGCACATCGTGCTGCCGATCGGCATCTCGTTCTACACCTTCACGCAGATCGCCTTCCTGGTCGACTGCTGGCAGGGCAAGGTGCATGAGCGCAGCTTCATCCACTACATGCTGTTCGTCACCTACTTCCCGCACCTGATCGCGGGTCCGGTGTTGCACCACGCGCAGATGATGCCGCAGTTCAACAGCCCGGCGACCTACAGGTTCAACGCCAGCAACGTGGCGCTCGGGCTGGGCATCTTCGTCTTCGGCCTGGCCAAGAAGATGCTGATCGCCGACCCGCTCGGGCAGTACGCCGACATGATGTTCAAGGGCGTGCACGAGGGCGTGCTGCCCTCCCTGTACACCGCGTGGTTCGGTGTGCTGGCCTACACGCTGCAGATCTATTTCGACTTCTCGGGCTACTCCGACATGGCGGTCGGCCTGTCGCTGTGCCTGGGCGTGCAGCTGCCGCTCAATTTCCGCTCGCCCTACAAGTCGACCAACATGATCGAGTTCTGGCGCCGCTGGCACATCTCGCTGTCGACCTTCCTGCGCGACTACCTCTACGTGCCGCTCGGCGGCAACCGCAAGGGCCCGGCACGCCGCTACCTCAACCTCTTCCTGACGATGCTGCTTGGCGGCCTGTGGCACGGTGCCGCCTGGACCTTCGTGATCTGGGGCGCGCTGCATGGCGCCTACCTGATGGTCAATCACTTCTGGAACGCCAAGGTGCGCCGCGGCAACACCAAGACCACCTGGTACGGCCGCGTGATCGGCTGGTTCATCACCTTCCTGTGCGTGATGATCGCCTGGGTCGTGTTCCGCGCCGACAGCATGACGGCTGCCATCGAGATCTACAAGGGCATGCTCGGCCTGCACGGCGCCCCCGTGTCGGCCTTCGGCGAGTTCCGCGTTCCGTTCCGCAAGCCCGAATTCTTCCAGACCATCCTCGTGGGCCTCGTGATCTGCCTGGCGCTGCCGCCGACGATCACCCTCGACCGCTGGATTCCGAACGTCGCCGGCCTGGCCGGACGACCCCGCCTGCAACGCCTGGCCACATGGGTCACCGGACTGGGCTGCGTCTATCTTTTCGGTCTGTGCGTGTCGAAGTTCGGCAGCTACAGCCCGTTCCTCTATTTCCAGTTCTGA
- a CDS encoding polyprenyl synthetase family protein — MVEVDRVIALRLNTGVPLVSQVSQYIISAGGKRLRPALLLLMAGALGYTGDQRFNLAAVVEFIHTATLLHDDVVDESTLRRGRATANESFGNPASVLVGDFLYSRAFQMMLDANNMRIMQILAEATNVIAEGEVLQLMNMHDASLDEAAYLRVIRSKTAKLFEASTRLAAVLAGTTPEVEEACATYGQALGTAFQVIDDVLDYAGDAQETGKNVGDDLREGKTTLPLIFAMQRGTPEQSALVRAAIEAGDTAQLGKIVEIVRETGALEASRAAAAAEAERAIHALRNLPSNLHASGLLQLAAQLLERRA; from the coding sequence ATGGTCGAAGTCGACCGTGTGATCGCCCTGCGACTGAACACCGGCGTTCCGCTGGTCAGCCAGGTTTCGCAATACATCATCTCGGCCGGCGGCAAGCGACTGCGGCCGGCGCTCTTGCTGCTCATGGCGGGCGCACTCGGCTACACCGGCGACCAACGCTTCAATCTGGCGGCCGTGGTGGAGTTCATCCACACCGCCACCCTGCTGCACGACGACGTGGTCGACGAGTCGACTCTGCGACGCGGTCGCGCAACCGCCAACGAATCCTTCGGCAATCCCGCCAGCGTGCTGGTGGGAGACTTCCTGTACTCGCGCGCCTTCCAGATGATGTTGGATGCAAACAACATGCGCATCATGCAGATCCTGGCCGAAGCGACCAACGTGATCGCGGAAGGCGAAGTGCTGCAGCTGATGAACATGCACGACGCCTCGCTGGACGAAGCGGCGTACCTGCGCGTGATCCGCTCCAAGACCGCCAAGCTCTTCGAGGCGAGCACCCGGTTGGCAGCCGTGCTGGCCGGCACCACGCCCGAAGTCGAAGAAGCCTGCGCCACCTATGGACAAGCGCTGGGCACCGCCTTCCAGGTGATCGACGACGTACTCGACTACGCAGGCGACGCCCAGGAAACCGGGAAGAACGTCGGCGACGACTTGCGCGAAGGCAAGACGACCTTGCCGCTGATCTTCGCCATGCAACGCGGCACGCCCGAACAGAGCGCACTTGTGCGCGCTGCCATCGAGGCCGGCGACACCGCCCAGTTAGGGAAAATCGTCGAGATCGTTCGCGAAACCGGCGCGCTGGAAGCCTCGCGCGCAGCCGCAGCCGCAGAGGCCGAACGCGCAATTCATGCATTGCGCAACCTTCCATCGAATTTGCACGCTTCAGGTTTGCTACAATTAGCGGCTCAGTTGCTTGAGCGACGTGCCTGA